The genomic interval AGGTAAGCTAGGCTTTTCAGAAACTTTAAAGTATACCTTGTCCCAAATGTTACATGGTGTTAGGCATGAGTTATGAAGATAGTTATGAAGATAATGTTGACGAGTTAGAGGAGATTAAGAGAAGGAAACTGGCAGAGTACCAGCGCCGCCTTGAGGCTGAAAAGGAGGCGGCTGCCAGGAAGGCCGAAGAAGAAGCCTTGAGGCAGGAACTTTTACGCAGAATATTGACGCCTGAGGCCAGGGCCAGGCTGACAAACCTTAAGCTTGTAAAGCCTGAACTTGTCG from Thermofilum adornatum carries:
- a CDS encoding DNA-binding protein, with translation MSYEDSYEDNVDELEEIKRRKLAEYQRRLEAEKEAAARKAEEEALRQELLRRILTPEARARLTNLKLVKPELVETLEVQLIQLAQTGRVKLPIDDETLKEILAQLSSTRRDIRVKFSF